TCTGTCTCAGTGTGCTGTGTGCGTGTCAGGCGAGCGGCCCCAAGTTTGCTTCGGTAACTGTTCTGGTGACCCAGATGGAACATTCGTGCTGAGTGGTTTCCAGCCTGTGGCACATCAGCCTCTGGCTGGTGGCAGCTCTGGGATCCTGTCCAGCAGCTGCCCGGGCGCTTCTGTCTCAGGGACAGCCTCCAGGGCCTGCCGCTGGCTGGGCATCACTGGGCCACGGCGCTTTCGACTGATTCCCTGATGAAGGCAGCAAAGCTGTGGTCCTGGTCTGAGACATCTGGTAAGTGGTGGAACCTGTGTGTCAACACCAGGTGTTCTTCCCTACTGGGTGCCTTGGTTGGGATTTTCcttttggggagaggggaggcatAGGACTTAGTCGTCTGGTTTTGAGCACAGCACCACTTTAACTGGGTTTTCCCTTCTGGGTCGAGGAGTCTCTCGGTCATCTGGCACCGCCTATGGTCACCCTCTGTTAGACCACGGCTCACCCGCACCCCGGCTGGAACAGCGGGTAGGAAACTTTCCATTCTTGTGCTAGGGAACTGTGACCCTGAGAAGCCCTGGACACTAGTCTGGTTCTGGTGACACTGGCTGTGTGAAAGAACGTGAAATCAGAGCTCTATTCCATCTTGGAGTCCCCTAGGGCGTATTTTACAAAACTGGGACATTTTCAGCTAGGCTCCCAcgtaaaggaagaaaatgttattttattgtaACACTGCTTAGCCCCAGTATTTCTTGGGCTCCAGGGAGAAATGGCCCCAGTAGCTCTCTAAATCACACCACATTTCATCTAAAACTGGGGAAGGTAAATGGTATGAAATTCCTTAGCCTTTATGCTACTGAATCAAAGTGAGCCTTTTGGAATGGGTTTGGCTCTTATCTTGGGTATGTATGTGTTTGGGTCTTGGTACATGAGTCCAAAccctgttttctcttcctggttttgaACCTTGTTAGGGGGTCCTGGTTTGGGGGGGAGACCCCACTGGTAGGAGAGAAATTGAAAGGATTGTTCTCAGAGACCGTCCTGGTATTGACCCTCATTAGAGGGCCCTGGTGACCTGAACATGGTGTAGACACTCGTAGAAACTGATAGCTTAATTTGCTCTTCAGCCTGATTCAGAGCCACCTACAAGTTTGTCCGGAAGTGAGCTGTGTGAACGTGAGTGAATGATATGTACTCTTGTCTGTTATTTAAACTGAATAGGCTATCTGGGTACTGAAGGAAATCTCACCTTGAAAATGGCCAAAATGGGGCTCTCTTGATGTTCTAAAAGACTGGTTTTTGCATATGCAGTGAGAGGAAGCTGGCTTTCTAAGAGGAACTTGCTTTACTCTCCCTGTGCCTTTGAGATACAAATGTTCtgacaatctcccaattcctgagactgaagagaaaaaagggaaggagagttTTAACTCAAGCAGGAAAACTGAGATCTGTGTCTATATGGGTGTCTGTGTATGTTAGAGATATGTCTTTACCTCCAGATgctatcaaaattaatttgtaaatgagctctatgtaattggcttaaaggaaattaaatgcttatctaaattctcagaaatataaaagtaacccaaatgaatttcaggttcacatgatctgggaaatattcagtattaaattaatatctggTGTTAAAGTTTAAGCTTGTTGATGCCTGAAGACAGAGATCCCTTCAGAGGCATGaactgtaatttttattgtatttagaaAAGTCAATAAGATCTTATTAATCCTGTTACAGAATCGTCACAAAGAAAGTAACTTGATACAATGGAACTTTTAAGTAAGTTAAATGTAAATAAGATAAGAGTTCCAGGAGTTGAACTTTGGGAATAACGATGTTTTAGAAAATCTACTTAAAAatagtctctccagattttggcaacttgaaactttagagttttgctaAATTAATTGCTAAATGAGTCTAAGTTTAGCCACTTTTGTCTTATGAGAGAAAACCTAaacatgtttgggttttttagaCACGTCTTATACcacattgaggaaagaaattatgctATGAGAAGATGTATGTTTCTGGAGGTTGTGGAATATATTCGTAAGTTTTCCAATCAGGAAACGGTGGTATGATCAaaattgcttctttgtttttgccAGAGATTACAGTTTTTTAGGGTTAAAAGttgtaatatatgtatgtaaagcTACCAAAATAAGGGAAACATTTCAGTATATAAGAAAAGTAGgatgtttgttttcattaaaagaaGTTATGAGGActgaaaatgcattttgttaagggCAAAAGTAATTTGGTCCTAAAGCTGGTTATttctaaatgagaaagaaaataagggaccagctaatatggaaaaaaagaagttgtgacaggtttaaaaaaaaaaggaacccggAACCCCAAAGCATCTGAGATTGAACTAAGATTGCTTGGTATGTttaattacatgggaagcattctCAAGTGAGTGTTAAGCCTCCTTAGCTTATACTGTATGGGTAAATGTTAGTAACATACTCTAGAAATTGTATGGAATTCTGAAAAATCTGGTGGTCCTGATAAAATGTCATAATTCTAGTTTTGTTAATTGAGGTCTATTTACTAAGACTCACCTCCCAGGTAGCtcattatgttaatttttttaaaatctttattttatattggggtagttgattaacaaggttgttagtctcaggtgtacagcagagtaattcacttatacatatacatgtatccattcttgtttaaattctttcccatttaggttgttacataatattgagcagagttccctgtgctatgcagtaggtccttgttggttatctattttatatatagtgtgtacatgttaatcccaaactccttaactATCCCAATTATGTTACATAATTGTcaagtttaattgaattattaaaggacacaagtttgtttctgaagcttatcaCAGCAATCTCTCTTTGGATAAAGATCATATGTACTGGAAAAGGCATCATTGAAAGAACTGGCTCCAGCCTAGATGGAAGGACTCTTacaaggtacttttttttttttttaattaagcatcaatgatattttttattgaagtagagtttaaagtgttgtttcaggtgtacggcatagtgattgttatatatacatatatatatctgttctttttcagattcttctcccttatTGGCtcttacaagatactgagtatagttccctgggctacatggtagtgtgtgtatgttaatcccagactcctaatttactTATCAGGTACTCTTAAGTTGCTCAAAGTGACACTGAAGGGAATTGATACAAATTCATATGTGAGAACTTCACTAGAGAATCTTCCTTCTATCCTGAACACCGAGGGCAGCACACCCTGCAACCCTCTCCTGCACACACTGCCTTTAAGAACCCTCCCCTAAAAGATGGGGTggtggcacaggggcttcaggtcttttgagcacgAGCTGCCCGTCCCCGTTGTCTGGCCCCAGGTTGGATGCCTTacaaacgctgcactttccttccccACAACCCGGTGTTACACCCCAGTTTGGTTCACTAACAGTGGGCCGGGAGAGCTCGCCGGGTAGCCATGTCTTTTCTCACCTGTCAGACAGGTGGGACAGAGCCCGTGTAGTCATCTGCCGGTTTGTAGCAATGCTCTCCTCTCTTCCGGCCCATTATACAGGTGAACCTTGAATTGCACAGGTCCACTTAAAGGTGgcttttattcagtaaatatattggacatttttttggagatttgcaacaatttgaaaaaactcagACAAACCACACAGCCGGAACAAGAGTCAGGTATGTCATGAATGCGTGAAATACATGTAGGCACTAGTCTGTCCGTACACAGGCATAAGGTGAGTGGTATTTgatataaaattaagaatgttAGTGCTCTTACTGTTTTAGATCTTGGCCTCTCTCGTAGTCGGACAGATGGTGGCTCAGCCTATCACAGATAAATGTCTTTTTACctaacaatgtttccaatactgtgttaTGAATATGACTGACGTTATAGGCCATAAAAAACCATACAACGGCTCACTGTGAAGCACTCGTGTCAACCGCACCAGGCTACCGCCGACTGAAGGAAGACGCACAACCTTCAGtttccggggggggggggggggggggggggcgccacACTGAGGCCCGTAGCCTGTCCGACAGCCCTGAGAGGTTACGCAAGAGCCAGGGTACTAGGAGGTTTTTGCTTGAAGTAGGAAACGCTGAACAAAGATTCCTGCTAACCACAAAGAGAGTCTTCTCAGGCTAatgatttcagtgcttttctcTGCATGAGAAGATGGAGGAGCCTGAGCTCAGTGAAAGTGCCCTTCAGGTGCGCATCTCGACTAAGGCCGGTACCCAGAGCACAGAAGGCTGCCCGCTATCCTCCATTCACGGCCAGTCTGTCCCCCGGTGCTGCCAATTCTCACTTCGTAGGTCAGATGAGGACTTGATAGGCCAATGTATTACTTTGGGATTAGGCCCTGGTGATACCCTACAATTCTCTGGATCACCTGTCTTAACTAATCTCTTATGATCCGGGAAgtgtttttccttgtttcttctccTATCTAGAGTTGCACTAGTCCAGTTATTCAATACAGAGTCATATATATGACTGACTGCCTCAAGATTTTAGCCATCATTAATTTTGTCAAAGGCCTGGTTACACATTGGGTAACACCAACAGACAACGATCTTATGTATGAAAACACAGCATTCACTTTGAATCATAGCACAGGTGCCTCCTTGAGATGCTATAAGGCTATCCAGGGCCATGTGATTTTGTAATACTGCTTTTCTCATCATAGAGGCCTCAATGATTAATCATTTAGGGGCTTTTGGGTGAATTCTGTTAAGGCTTTGATATGGGGAGGTATATCTTCCAATCCTACTAAAAGCATAAAAGTAGATGCTACATGATCATACCAGGGGAATACAGATCCCTTGGTAAATTTGCTGGAGTCATCTCTAAATTAACACACAAGTGGCCTCGAGCCCTGTCCTAAAGTACATCTTCCCATCCATCCTGGAAGAGGCCAGGGATGTAGACTGGGGCCACAAAACTGCTGAGTTCCGTTAGGTGCACCATTAGGTGCAACCCCGTATACTCCAGGCCGCCTGAGCCAGTCTGTTCCATCTCGATCACTATCTTTAAGGGAAGTGATGATACACTGACGTTTTTCATTAAGGCACCAGCCTAATTTTCTGGTGTTATTTGGCTGAATATCTTCAGTGTGATTTCATTGTTCCCAACATAGGGGGCGCCTTAAGGGACCACAGCCTGGTAGTAGCCGTATAAACCTATCCCATAACTGAGGGGGGGGCCCTCCTAATAGTTAGGAAGTTATCATTTTTGACTGAAATTTAGCTTGTTGCTCTGATTGAGCTTGAGTAACTTTAAGGGAAAACTCATTTATGGCCAAACTCAGAGCAAGAATGCTTGACTGGCCAAGTGAGGGGTTCCCACAGTAGCATCAGTTGCAGCTCAGACAGaactttaacttcttttttctagaattttctatgGGCCATCCAATCAGAGCCTTGGAGAGGAAACCCACTAACCAGTAGTAGTGTAGGTAACTGACCCCAAACCCAGCAACTGGAATGACTTCTAAAGTCTGCACAGGATCGTACCCATGATAGAAGAACATTTGATTCATGTGCAAAAAGtccaagaaatcaagaaaatgttataaataatcaCACGGTCAGGTCCAGCATCTTGGGATAGCTGTCTCCTTCTGATGTCGTCGTCTTCTCGGCCTGGCGTTGGCGTTTCTTTCCTAGCAGAGCATCGCTTTAAGGTGAGGTTGAGGTCAGCGGTCCTCTCTATAGACCAGAGCGGTGCCTCTTTAGGTGGGAAATAGGAATCCAAGGGTCAATTACCTTCGACTGTGCTGGGCATGAGCTCCTTAAAAGAACCTGACGGGGACCTTCCCTCTAGGTTGAGAGAGTCCTTTAAATGCTGCCTTTTTCAGTATACAGAGCCTCCTGGTTGTAGGTCATAGGGCATCTGATTATCATTTAAAGAAAGAGTACTGTCATAAGGTCCAGAAACAAGCATATCATGTCCTGTTAATTCAATTAAAGCCTTGCGATAACGTAACATATCCCTTTTCATTAACATAGGTTCATATCGTCCCTCATCCAGTCTCACTGGTCTCCCCCTGATAAtctcaaaaggaaacaaatg
This sequence is a window from Physeter macrocephalus isolate SW-GA chromosome 20, ASM283717v5, whole genome shotgun sequence. Protein-coding genes within it:
- the LOC129391673 gene encoding uncharacterized protein isoform X2; the encoded protein is MKAAKLWSWSETSGVSRSSGTAYGHPLLDHGSPAPRLEQRIICTGKGIIERTGSSLDGRTLTRFISSLIQSHWSPPDNLKRKQMFSKTGGSEVEENQWKGLRPDLSLGNGISSRVPFCLSSVSL